One window from the genome of Symbiobacterium terraclitae encodes:
- the pstA gene encoding phosphate ABC transporter permease PstA has protein sequence MGRAQLVDRIATAVLWAVGILILLILAGFLLPILIEGLPVIDWQFLTTRSSAVRAGGGVGAQLFNTVYITGLSLLFSLPVGVGAGVYLAEYARPGRLTDVIRLSVEALASVPSIVLGLFGMILFVNYMGWGFTILGGALSLALLNLPVLVRVTEEAIRAVPQSYREGSLGLGATHWQTTAKVVLPSALPGILTGLTLVAGRALGETAVLIYTAGVTVSRRFPNPDVMVAGETLAVRIWSVTSEGLVPDADRIAMGSSALLILLVLIVNLLFALPLYRYRRRMR, from the coding sequence ATGGGCCGGGCGCAGCTGGTCGACCGCATCGCCACCGCCGTGCTGTGGGCGGTGGGGATCCTGATCCTCCTCATCCTGGCGGGCTTCCTGCTGCCGATCCTGATCGAGGGGCTGCCCGTCATCGACTGGCAGTTCCTCACCACCCGCTCCAGCGCGGTGCGGGCGGGCGGCGGGGTCGGGGCGCAGCTGTTCAACACCGTCTACATCACGGGCCTCTCGCTGCTCTTCTCGCTCCCGGTCGGGGTGGGTGCAGGCGTCTACCTCGCCGAGTACGCCAGGCCCGGGCGCCTCACCGACGTGATCCGCCTCTCGGTGGAGGCGCTGGCCTCGGTCCCCTCCATCGTGCTGGGCCTCTTCGGCATGATCCTCTTCGTCAACTACATGGGCTGGGGCTTCACGATCCTCGGCGGCGCCCTCAGCCTGGCCCTGCTCAACCTGCCCGTGCTGGTGCGGGTCACCGAGGAGGCGATCCGCGCCGTGCCCCAGTCCTACCGGGAGGGCTCCCTGGGCCTGGGCGCCACCCACTGGCAGACGACGGCGAAGGTGGTCCTGCCCAGCGCCCTGCCGGGCATCCTCACCGGGCTGACGCTGGTGGCGGGGCGGGCCCTGGGCGAGACGGCCGTGCTGATCTACACCGCGGGCGTCACCGTCTCCCGCCGCTTCCCCAACCCCGACGTGATGGTGGCCGGCGAGACGCTGGCGGTGCGCATCTGGTCCGTGACCTCCGAGGGGCTGGTGCCGGACGCCGACCGCATCGCCATGGGCAGCTCGGCCCTGCTGATCCTGCTGGTGCTCATCGTGAACCTCTTGTTCGCCCTGCCGCTTTACCGGTACCGGCGCCGGATGCGCTAG